A single window of Vanessa tameamea isolate UH-Manoa-2023 chromosome 5, ilVanTame1 primary haplotype, whole genome shotgun sequence DNA harbors:
- the LOC113404459 gene encoding innexin inx7 — protein MLAASLSTLTPRIRFNFSKPKIENFVFKLHYKLTVTILLAFVILVCGREYFGEHIKCISDQGVPKHVIQTYCFFMATFTIVRHYNESLLEGGFLPHPGVGPILATDETLHHTYYQWVPFVLFIQSICFYLPHYVWKKKEGGRIKALVDGLQYASLALAEEDMKFGATTVPSKKTIENRIDVIKKDIILRLRVSRTWSTWLVAMEVVNLLHVMFQIWMINLFLNGKFISLGASVLRYKEWSMIADPLETIFPKVTKCTFHKFGPSGSIQQHDALCVMALNIIHEKIYVVLWFWLLFLFIASALAVIWRIISFFLYRRSLRFNELLLRHASHRKFNPYNVIQVVNGCKFADWLFLYYLAKNMKGIVFQQLFERLAEELQKRDMPFDQNGHEEKGAEPVLLGKVDYADETLPLKQDLKEKSN, from the exons ATGTTGGCGGCATCTCTGAGCACGCTCACGCCGCGTATACGGTTCAATTTTTCTAAGCCAAAGATAGAgaattttgtattcaaattacACTATAAACTTACTGTCACCATACTCCTGGCTTTCGTTATCTTGGTTTGCGGAAGGGAGTACTTTGGAGAACATATCAAATGCATTTCAGATCAAGGAGTTCCTAAACATGTTATACAAACTTATTGCTTCTTCATGGCGACTTTTACaatt GTCCGGCATTACAACGAGAGTCTTCTTGAAGGCGGTTTCTTGCCTCACCCGGGTGTTGGTCCTATTCTTGCCACGGATGAAACATTGCACCACACTTATTACCAGTGGGTGCCTTTCGTACTCTTCATCCAGTCAATCTGCTTCTATTTGCCACATTACGTATGGAAGAAGAAAGAAG GAGGTAGGATAAAGGCACTCGTGGATGGATTGCAATACGCAAGCTTAGCGTTAGCAGAGGAAGATATGAAATTCGGCGCTACAACAGTACCTTCTAAAAAGACCATAGAGAATCGAATTGATGTCATAAAGAAAGATATCATACTAAG GTTACGTGTTAGCAGAACTTGGTCGACTTGGCTGGTGGCGATGGAAGTGGTCAACTTGCTTCACGTTATGTTCCAAATTTGGATGATCAATTTGTTCCTTAATGGGAAATTCATCAGCTTAGGAGCGAGCGTGCTTCGATACAAGGAATGGAGTATGATTGCAGATCCACTAGAGACGATCTTCCCCAAG GTCACGAAGTGCACGTTCCATAAATTTGGTCCCAGTGGCTCGATCCAGCAGCACGATGCACTCTGCGTGATGGCTCTCAATATCATCCACGAGAAGATATACGTCGTACTTTGGTTCTGGTTGTTGTTCCTCTTTATCGCTTCTGCGCTcg CTGTTATTTGGCGTATAATTTCGTTCTTCTTGTATCGTCGTTCACTAAGATTCAACGAGCTGTTGCTACGTCATGCCTCGCATAGAAAATTCAATCCTTACAATGTGATACAAGTAGTAAACGGCTGTAAATTTGCAGATTGGCTCTTCTTATATTATCTCGCAAAGAATATGAAAGGAATTGTCTTCCA GCAATTGTTTGAGCGCTTAGCAGAGGAGTTGCAGAAAAGAGACATGCCATTTGATCAAAATGGCCACGAGGAAAAAGGTGCAGAACCAGTACTTTTAGGAAAAGTTGATTATGCAGATGAAACACTCCCTTTGAAACAAGACTTAAAGGAGAAatccaattaa